In the genome of Scyliorhinus torazame isolate Kashiwa2021f chromosome 27, sScyTor2.1, whole genome shotgun sequence, one region contains:
- the LOC140403139 gene encoding intercellular adhesion molecule 5-like translates to MICNSNGNPTPTLKWEDPSNSSNVEIGSPGVLRISHATSGHQGIYKCRATNRYGIEEKEVDIRVTDKPGDTTISVNNKTVSGFPVTVRKGDEVTMICNSNGNPTPTLKWEDPSNSSNVEIGSPGVLRISHATSGHQGIYKCRATNRYGIEEKEVDIRVTGDTWIFCQVMAGICALIIILVFALYWKYRARKRGTYNVYKAKPNNNLHFPNGNEHQENVPLQIRDPYPDRIIANGFSK, encoded by the exons ATGATCTGCAATTCCAATGGAAATCCCACACCTACATTAAAGTGGGAAGATCCCAGTAACAGCAGCAATGTTGAGATTGGTTCCCCTGGAGTCCTCCGTATTTCCCACGCAACATCAGGACATCAAGGAATTTATAAATGTAGAGCAACCAATCGATATGGAATTGAAGAGAAGGAAGTGGACATCAGGGTCACAG ATAAACCAGGAGACACAACCATATCAGTAAATAACAAAACTGTGTCAGGGTTTCCAGTAACCGTCAGGAAAGGTGATGAGGTTACAATGATCTGCAATTCCAATGGAAATCCCACACCTACATTAAAGTGGGAAGATCCCAGTAACAGCAGCAATGTTGAGATTGGTTCCCCTGGAGTCCTCCGTATTTCCCACGCAACATCAGGACATCAAGGAATTTATAAATGTAGAGCAACCAATCGATATGGAATTGAAGAGAAGGAAGTGGACATCAGGGTCACAG GTGACACATGGATATTCTGTCAGGTGATGGCAGGAATATGTGCATTGATCATAATCCTAGTCTTTGCCTTGTACTGGAAATACAGAGCCCGTAAAAGAGGAACATATAACGTATACAAAGCAAAACCCAACAACAATCTACATTTCCCCAATGGAAATGAACACCAGGAAAATGTTCCTTTACAGATACGTGATCCATATCCTGATCGAATAATTGCAAACGGGTTTTCGAAATAA